A region of Candidatus Obscuribacter sp. DNA encodes the following proteins:
- a CDS encoding TlpA family protein disulfide reductase, translating to MIPEMNAWQQKYKDDLVIVGISDEPKETLQKFMLNTDMTYTVATDPLQRMKSKVGVTGIPHVLIISADNIVRWQGYPIFIDDRLTENVLSQIIEESKKRYPLSFQTQDRSKFVNVSALRTDFCQTLARKLTQSWQASSIDRSAPADFTLQIGKLELSRISMKQSMILRQFVRPGVLLKRQRVSYCQVILPLHPHYVVFVFELCLGPK from the coding sequence GCAGCAAAAGTATAAGGATGATCTGGTGATTGTCGGCATCTCTGATGAACCCAAAGAAACATTGCAGAAATTCATGCTGAACACTGACATGACTTACACTGTTGCCACGGATCCACTTCAGCGAATGAAATCGAAAGTCGGAGTTACCGGTATACCACACGTGCTCATAATTAGTGCCGACAATATCGTCCGGTGGCAAGGGTATCCAATCTTCATAGATGATCGGTTAACCGAAAACGTACTCAGTCAGATTATTGAGGAATCAAAAAAGAGGTATCCGCTCAGTTTTCAAACCCAGGACAGGTCAAAGTTTGTCAACGTTAGTGCCTTGAGGACTGACTTTTGTCAAACATTGGCACGAAAGTTAACTCAGAGTTGGCAAGCTTCAAGTATTGATCGTTCGGCTCCGGCAGACTTCACCTTGCAAATAGGCAAACTGGAACTATCGAGAATCTCAATGAAACAATCGATGATTTTAAGGCAGTTCGTGCGACCAGGAGTTCTGTTGAAAAGGCAAAGAGTCTCATACTGTCAAGTTATACTGCCGCTCCACCCGCATTACGTGGTGTTTGTCTTCGAATTGTGTTTGGGTCCGAAGTGA